Proteins encoded in a region of the Microcoleus sp. bin38.metabat.b11b12b14.051 genome:
- a CDS encoding tetratricopeptide repeat protein — MIGQLLDRRYRIIKVTDSSEVGKTYIAADTHRPGYPQCTVREMRLPGTSSQTPELVKIIFQRNAEIIEKLGKHDKIPELLAYFEENQSLYLIEEFIVGQPLSEELIPGEPWAEDQVIALLSSILEVLVFIHSNGFIHRRIQPDRVIRRESDGKFVLVDFSLDKEINPELVNSHLLAPTSPNSVTSPLGKKQELAGQELYLPIEQSQGNPCYNSDIYALGKIAQLAVTGLSPQELSALNNKGEIPWRTRATCSAALADTIARMVYSDSEERYQEAAEVLADLEQIAIKWEAGRTPATIIRKPASQRPKQRPARLWLFAAIPAAGILTAIIIYFWHSQSPARAKELLAQGSAKAQQGDKTGAIADYTQAIALNASDAETFYKRANVRYDTGAIEPAIQDYTEAIKVNPSHTKAIYNRGLAHRELGDKRGAVEDFTQVLRLNPSDGEAYYQRGLAYYDLGDFRTAIEDYTQAIRLNPNDATAYSNRGLARSASGDKTGAMADFTQAIQISPKQAGVYYSRGRSRFNLADYQGAMEDYSRAIELEPNQADAYTNRCSAYLNLASYDKAIEDCTKAISLAPKDEAAYNNRCIAHLNLKQFQKASEDCSVTIGLNSNNPKAYSNRGLAREASGDKLGAVEDFTQAIRLNPSDAVAYSNRGTIYSEMKNYPLAVEDFAQSLRLNPNNATAFYSRGLVRRQLKDRAGAIEDFQKSATLFLEQGRADGFQNAQAQINQLK; from the coding sequence ATGATTGGTCAACTTCTAGACAGACGTTACCGCATCATTAAAGTCACAGACTCGAGTGAGGTGGGAAAAACTTATATAGCAGCAGATACTCACCGTCCCGGGTATCCGCAATGCACGGTTAGAGAAATGCGACTACCCGGCACAAGTTCGCAAACTCCCGAATTAGTCAAAATTATATTTCAAAGAAATGCAGAAATAATAGAAAAATTGGGAAAACACGACAAAATACCCGAATTATTGGCGTATTTTGAGGAAAATCAAAGTTTATACTTAATTGAAGAATTTATTGTCGGTCAACCTTTAAGCGAAGAACTGATACCCGGTGAACCTTGGGCAGAAGACCAAGTAATTGCTCTGCTATCATCCATACTAGAAGTTTTGGTGTTCATCCACTCCAACGGCTTCATTCACCGCAGAATTCAACCAGATAGAGTGATCCGGCGAGAGTCAGACGGCAAATTTGTGTTGGTTGACTTTAGCTTAGATAAAGAAATTAACCCGGAACTCGTTAACAGTCATTTGTTAGCGCCAACCTCACCGAACTCTGTTACATCGCCTTTGGGAAAAAAACAGGAGTTGGCGGGCCAGGAATTATACCTGCCGATCGAGCAATCGCAAGGCAACCCTTGTTACAATAGCGACATCTACGCTCTAGGTAAGATAGCCCAGCTAGCCGTGACGGGACTCTCGCCCCAGGAACTGAGTGCGTTAAATAACAAAGGCGAAATTCCGTGGCGAACTCGGGCGACTTGTTCGGCGGCCCTAGCAGATACGATCGCTCGCATGGTGTACTCCGACAGCGAGGAACGCTATCAGGAAGCCGCCGAAGTTTTGGCAGACCTCGAACAAATCGCCATAAAATGGGAGGCTGGGCGAACGCCAGCCACTATCATCAGGAAGCCTGCGAGTCAAAGGCCCAAACAGCGCCCAGCGAGACTGTGGCTGTTCGCTGCAATACCCGCCGCTGGGATCTTGACAGCAATCATAATTTACTTTTGGCACAGTCAAAGTCCTGCCAGGGCAAAAGAATTGCTCGCCCAAGGCTCGGCGAAAGCGCAGCAAGGTGATAAAACAGGCGCGATCGCCGATTATACCCAAGCGATCGCCCTGAATGCTAGCGATGCCGAAACTTTCTACAAGCGAGCTAACGTTCGCTACGACACCGGCGCGATCGAGCCAGCAATACAAGATTACACCGAAGCAATAAAAGTCAATCCCAGCCACACCAAAGCCATCTACAACCGAGGTTTGGCCCACCGCGAACTCGGCGACAAGCGGGGTGCTGTGGAAGATTTTACCCAAGTATTGCGGCTGAATCCTAGTGACGGTGAAGCATATTACCAGCGGGGTTTAGCCTATTACGATTTGGGAGACTTTCGCACCGCAATTGAAGACTACACTCAAGCAATTCGGCTCAATCCCAACGATGCTACAGCCTACAGCAATCGCGGTTTAGCTCGATCGGCCTCGGGGGACAAAACCGGAGCCATGGCAGATTTTACCCAAGCAATTCAAATTAGCCCCAAACAAGCTGGCGTATACTACAGTCGCGGTCGATCGCGCTTTAATCTGGCAGATTATCAAGGAGCGATGGAAGATTACAGTAGGGCGATCGAATTGGAACCAAACCAAGCTGATGCTTATACCAATCGGTGCAGCGCTTACTTAAATTTGGCAAGCTACGACAAAGCCATCGAAGATTGCACCAAAGCAATTAGCCTCGCTCCCAAAGATGAAGCAGCTTACAACAACCGCTGCATTGCTCATCTAAATTTAAAACAATTTCAAAAGGCCAGCGAAGATTGCAGCGTGACGATCGGACTCAACAGCAACAATCCCAAAGCATACAGCAATCGAGGATTAGCTCGCGAGGCTTCGGGAGACAAACTCGGGGCTGTGGAAGATTTTACGCAAGCAATTAGGCTCAATCCCAGCGATGCGGTAGCTTACAGCAATCGCGGTACTATTTATTCAGAAATGAAAAATTACCCTTTAGCAGTTGAGGATTTCGCTCAGTCGCTGCGGCTCAACCCCAACAATGCTACCGCTTTTTACAGCCGAGGTCTCGTCCGCCGCCAACTCAAAGATCGGGCTGGCGCGATCGAAGATTTTCAGAAATCTGCAACCCTGTTTCTAGAACAAGGAAGAGCCGATGGCTTCCAAAACGCACAAGCACAAATTAATCAGCTTAAATAA